The Thermodesulfobium sp. 4217-1 genome includes a region encoding these proteins:
- a CDS encoding phosphodiester glycosidase family protein: MKKIVIYSLFQILLACIVIPALVFYGPFSNIRDMWVESAMTTSSHQFLATLFLPEQKIKTIMDKTNSIIFGNSDPNLLKFVNHHDNTINVYEIKSKYFVGKVLLIKDPTRVKVGVSKLLPKEGQTVSQIADENNAIAAINAGGFLGLENGSWSATGGVPEGIIIHDGKVFYSDFVNDKIKRDIVGFTAEGKLIVGKLNFDEIKNLDIKEAVSFGPPLIVNGQPMIKNGDGGWGIAPRTAIGQKADGTVIFLTIDGRALESVGATLRDVQDIMLKYGAYNAANLDGGSSTTMFYKGRVINNPSNPLGERTVPTVFLVK, encoded by the coding sequence TTGAAAAAGATTGTCATATATAGTCTTTTTCAAATTTTGCTGGCGTGCATTGTCATTCCTGCGCTTGTTTTCTATGGTCCTTTTTCAAATATTAGGGATATGTGGGTTGAGTCTGCAATGACCACTTCCAGTCATCAATTTCTGGCTACTCTCTTTTTACCTGAGCAGAAAATAAAAACTATTATGGATAAAACCAATTCTATTATTTTCGGCAATTCCGATCCAAATCTTCTTAAATTTGTAAATCATCATGACAATACTATCAATGTGTATGAGATTAAAAGTAAGTATTTTGTAGGTAAGGTTTTGCTAATAAAGGATCCTACTCGAGTAAAGGTTGGCGTCTCGAAGCTCCTCCCAAAAGAAGGTCAGACTGTTAGCCAGATTGCTGATGAAAACAATGCTATTGCCGCTATAAACGCTGGAGGGTTCTTAGGCCTTGAGAATGGTTCATGGAGCGCTACTGGTGGTGTTCCTGAGGGTATTATTATCCACGATGGGAAGGTTTTCTATAGCGATTTTGTAAACGATAAAATTAAGAGAGATATTGTAGGTTTTACTGCTGAAGGGAAGTTAATAGTAGGAAAATTGAATTTTGATGAAATTAAGAATCTTGATATAAAAGAAGCGGTAAGTTTTGGGCCTCCTCTTATCGTTAATGGACAGCCAATGATAAAAAACGGCGATGGCGGTTGGGGAATAGCTCCTAGGACTGCAATTGGTCAGAAAGCTGATGGAACTGTAATATTTCTGACTATTGATGGCAGGGCGCTTGAAAGTGTAGGCGCCACCCTTAGAGATGTTCAGGATATTATGCTTAAATATGGTGCCTATAACGCTGCCAACCTTGATGGCGGCTCGTCTACTACAATGTTCTACAAGGGAAGAGTAATCAATAATCCTTCTAACCCTCTTGGAGAGAGAACTGTGCCAACAGTTTTTTTAGTTAAATAA
- a CDS encoding C4-dicarboxylate ABC transporter, whose product MAENDFNSLIKHFSPAWFASVMGTGGLANVLYSLSTHFTFLKIVAQSLFFLNIFLFLILIIPWVLRWFLHINKLLEDLSHPIMSNFFPTMPVGGLVLGTNFFLIGKDFFSHENIVFIGNLLWLNGVILCLIFGVLVTYNMVVKEKIEPEFINFSWYIPPVATIVVPLLGNMVARSYLNTNIEYARAVNFTDIIFFGIGLSLFILLNSILLNRFIVHKLPGSVATPTFWIILGPIGVGTLSLLGIADVSASLNIIESAGLGTINFMGAIFWSFGVWAFLLVVIITLKYLISEKHIPFTLSWWAFIFPLAAYTLSSYSIYQYCKVEYVYWYTVALATLLTFLWILTFISSIYGTFSGKYLFPKQVK is encoded by the coding sequence ATGGCTGAAAACGATTTTAATTCGTTAATCAAGCACTTTTCACCAGCATGGTTTGCTTCTGTCATGGGCACAGGCGGTCTTGCAAACGTTTTATATTCGCTTAGTACACATTTTACCTTTTTAAAGATTGTCGCTCAATCGCTGTTTTTTTTAAATATCTTTCTTTTTCTGATTTTAATAATTCCATGGGTATTGAGATGGTTTTTACACATCAATAAGCTATTAGAAGATTTGAGCCATCCAATAATGTCAAATTTTTTCCCAACAATGCCAGTTGGAGGGCTCGTACTTGGAACGAACTTCTTTCTAATAGGCAAAGATTTTTTCAGCCACGAAAATATTGTATTTATAGGTAATTTATTATGGCTAAATGGCGTAATACTTTGTCTGATATTTGGAGTTCTTGTAACTTACAATATGGTTGTTAAAGAAAAAATAGAACCAGAATTTATAAATTTCTCATGGTATATACCCCCAGTTGCAACAATAGTCGTTCCTCTTTTGGGAAATATGGTAGCAAGATCTTATCTAAACACAAATATAGAATATGCACGTGCGGTTAATTTTACAGACATCATCTTTTTTGGGATTGGTCTTTCTTTATTTATCCTTCTAAACAGCATTCTATTAAATAGATTTATAGTTCACAAATTGCCAGGATCTGTTGCGACGCCTACCTTCTGGATAATACTTGGTCCAATAGGAGTAGGAACGCTTAGCCTGCTCGGTATTGCAGACGTTTCAGCATCTCTAAATATAATTGAATCAGCAGGATTGGGGACAATTAATTTTATGGGTGCAATATTTTGGAGTTTTGGCGTTTGGGCATTTTTACTGGTTGTTATAATAACCTTAAAATATCTGATAAGCGAGAAACATATACCTTTTACACTTTCTTGGTGGGCATTTATATTTCCTCTTGCAGCATATACGCTGTCAAGCTATAGCATATACCAATACTGCAAAGTCGAATACGTTTATTGGTACACAGTAGCTCTTGCAACGCTTTTAACATTTCTTTGGATATTAACTTTTATTAGCTCTATTTATGGAACATTTAGCGGAAAATATCTTTTTCCAAAGCAGGTAAAATAA
- a CDS encoding aldehyde ferredoxin oxidoreductase N-terminal domain-containing protein produces MFEDKFTRVLYIDLSKKSFAIKSRPDLFEKWLGGSGVGIQLLKEECPKDTDPFSPENTIIFAVGPITSLYPLASKTVAMFKSPLTGNLGESHAGGRSAVSIMMAGYGAIVIKGKSDIPIYLSIFDNEVRFHDARAIWGIKDAITVGKIIRQRETFSGQRSIMRIGRAGENLVSFASLNTETYRHFGRLGLGAVFGSKNLKALVIAGKRTINLTDPKAYLRVYKNILDETTSSLMKKYHDLGTAVNVLPLHEIGGLPIENLNKISYEGAAELSGENLAQNYLGRRIACTGCPVACVHIAAFRDPHEEEKYFYKTSMIGYDYEPIYSLGTMLGIKDAKGFLKLMDRTEKLGLDAMSSGVALAWATEMLNKNIVTESETLVKFSFGDWEKYIEGLENIVLMPNDFYKALSRGTSYASEIYGGKDFALNFGKNEMPGYHTGAATHLGWFLGARHSHLDNAGYSMDQSLKGDYPEPEKLVDNLIEEEANRQILSSLVVCFFARAIYLNFDNTINCLKTVGIDLTKEELKELGMEIYRQKMSYKTQEGWLPSHLDLPKRIFETPAPFGKISEDYMKKAIDHFRDRLEKDFR; encoded by the coding sequence ATGTTTGAAGACAAATTTACTCGCGTTCTTTATATAGACTTATCAAAAAAGAGTTTTGCGATAAAATCAAGGCCCGATTTGTTTGAGAAGTGGTTAGGCGGATCGGGTGTGGGAATTCAGCTATTGAAAGAGGAGTGTCCAAAAGATACAGATCCCTTTAGCCCGGAAAACACAATAATATTTGCAGTAGGACCTATTACTTCTCTTTATCCTCTTGCATCCAAAACAGTAGCAATGTTCAAATCCCCCTTGACAGGCAACCTTGGGGAAAGCCACGCTGGCGGCAGAAGCGCAGTAAGCATTATGATGGCTGGATACGGTGCAATAGTTATTAAAGGAAAATCAGACATTCCAATTTATCTTTCAATATTTGACAATGAAGTTAGATTCCATGATGCAAGGGCTATTTGGGGAATAAAGGATGCAATCACCGTTGGAAAGATAATCAGACAAAGAGAGACCTTTTCAGGCCAAAGAAGCATAATGAGAATAGGCAGAGCTGGAGAAAATCTTGTAAGTTTTGCATCGCTAAACACTGAAACATATAGACACTTTGGCAGATTGGGTTTAGGAGCAGTTTTTGGCAGTAAGAATTTAAAAGCTTTAGTGATAGCGGGTAAAAGAACGATAAATTTAACAGACCCAAAAGCATATTTGAGAGTCTATAAAAATATTTTGGATGAAACCACATCAAGCCTGATGAAGAAATATCACGACCTTGGAACCGCTGTGAATGTCCTCCCTCTTCATGAAATTGGCGGCCTCCCTATTGAAAATCTAAATAAAATCTCTTATGAGGGTGCAGCTGAGCTCTCTGGGGAAAATCTTGCTCAAAATTATCTGGGCAGAAGAATAGCCTGCACTGGATGTCCAGTTGCATGCGTTCATATAGCAGCCTTCAGAGATCCGCACGAAGAAGAAAAATATTTTTACAAGACATCTATGATTGGATATGATTACGAACCCATTTATTCGCTAGGAACGATGCTTGGAATCAAAGACGCTAAGGGTTTTCTGAAGTTGATGGACAGAACTGAAAAGTTAGGTCTTGATGCAATGTCATCTGGAGTAGCCCTTGCCTGGGCCACAGAGATGCTTAACAAAAATATTGTTACTGAAAGCGAGACATTGGTTAAGTTTTCTTTTGGAGACTGGGAGAAGTATATTGAAGGCTTAGAAAATATTGTATTAATGCCAAATGATTTTTATAAAGCGCTTTCAAGAGGCACCAGTTATGCATCAGAAATTTACGGTGGCAAAGATTTTGCACTTAACTTTGGAAAAAATGAGATGCCAGGATATCATACCGGAGCAGCTACCCACCTTGGATGGTTTTTAGGAGCAAGACACAGTCATCTGGACAATGCAGGCTACAGCATGGATCAGAGCCTGAAAGGAGACTATCCAGAACCAGAAAAATTGGTAGACAACCTAATAGAAGAAGAGGCAAACAGGCAAATTCTATCAAGCCTTGTGGTTTGTTTCTTTGCAAGGGCAATATATCTAAATTTTGACAATACTATAAATTGTCTAAAAACAGTCGGCATAGATCTAACGAAAGAAGAGCTTAAAGAGTTAGGTATGGAAATTTATAGACAAAAGATGTCATATAAAACTCAGGAAGGATGGCTGCCAAGCCACTTAGATCTCCCAAAAAGAATATTTGAAACCCCAGCTCCATTTGGAAAGATTTCTGAAGACTATATGAAAAAGGCAATAGATCATTTTAGAGATAGATTAGAAAAAGATTTTCGCTAA
- a CDS encoding 4Fe-4S binding protein — MRIEIIDPDRCVGCEICMLACVRRQGFAGLAKSKIAVHSSGGMEKGFTVLVCRACSDPPCAAVCPTNALEVRKDGGVNLISEKCIGCKNCVEACTVNSIFWDNEANKPNICIYCGFCAMNCPHHVLYFNKEWGKENV, encoded by the coding sequence ATGAGAATAGAGATAATAGATCCAGATCGCTGTGTAGGATGTGAAATATGTATGCTCGCTTGTGTCAGAAGGCAAGGATTTGCAGGACTTGCCAAGTCAAAGATCGCAGTTCATTCTTCGGGCGGCATGGAAAAGGGCTTTACTGTATTAGTTTGCAGAGCCTGTTCAGACCCACCCTGTGCAGCAGTGTGCCCCACAAATGCTCTTGAAGTAAGAAAAGATGGAGGGGTAAATCTTATTTCAGAAAAGTGCATAGGTTGCAAAAATTGTGTTGAGGCATGTACGGTAAATTCAATATTCTGGGATAATGAGGCAAATAAGCCAAATATATGCATTTACTGTGGATTTTGTGCCATGAACTGCCCTCATCACGTACTTTATTTTAACAAGGAATGGGGTAAAGAAAATGTTTGA
- a CDS encoding DUF2231 domain-containing protein, which produces MKEFTESSLKKFNGKDDKSVYIAYKGNVYDATGSKLWKTGTHMNTHTSGKDLTAEISAAPHNESMLERLTVIGTYKEDPQDERVPTWLNNILEAHPTLKRHPHPISVHLPLAFMMGSSLFALIFLFFGHKSFESTSFYLFTAGLISTIPAIFTGLFTWWLNYRLNPSIHIKLKIIFTILVDLDAIVLLYMRLNNPSILSSIHANPHTSTYIYLILILLLTPLTAVIGYNGGELAFPTKK; this is translated from the coding sequence GTGAAAGAGTTCACTGAAAGTTCACTGAAAAAGTTTAACGGAAAAGATGATAAGAGCGTTTATATTGCCTACAAAGGAAATGTGTACGACGCCACAGGCAGCAAACTATGGAAAACTGGGACACACATGAATACCCATACCTCTGGCAAGGACCTCACAGCAGAAATATCAGCAGCGCCTCACAACGAAAGCATGTTGGAAAGGTTAACCGTCATTGGGACATACAAAGAAGACCCCCAAGACGAAAGAGTGCCCACCTGGCTAAATAATATTTTAGAAGCGCACCCAACTTTGAAAAGACATCCCCACCCTATTTCAGTACACTTGCCACTGGCTTTTATGATGGGTTCTAGCTTGTTTGCATTAATTTTCTTGTTTTTCGGGCACAAATCTTTTGAGAGCACTTCCTTTTATCTTTTTACAGCAGGTCTAATTTCTACTATACCTGCAATTTTTACGGGATTATTTACCTGGTGGCTAAACTATAGGCTAAACCCATCTATCCATATAAAACTAAAAATAATATTTACCATCTTAGTCGATCTTGATGCCATCGTATTGCTATATATGAGATTAAACAATCCATCAATACTCTCTTCAATACACGCCAACCCCCACACCTCAACATATATCTATCTAATCCTAATACTGCTTCTCACTCCACTTACAGCAGTTATAGGATACAATGGAGGAGAGTTAGCTTTTCCAACTAAAAAATAA
- a CDS encoding energy-coupling factor ABC transporter ATP-binding protein has translation MSGNNNIFALKEISYRYPSSEEALSRINLEIKKGELSIFLGANGCGKSTLLKILDALIFPQEGEFYAFGNLITEETLSNEEFFYSFRKRIGFLFQESDVQLFNPTVWDEIAYGPLQLGLGKTAVRDRVEKTLDLLGLKRLKDRPPFKLSGGEKKKEAIASILSIEPEVLLLDEPTNGLDPRTQRHLINLIKDFHKQNKTVVISTHNLDLIYELADKVYVFSEDHKIIASGSPEEILNNKDLLIKVNLIDEHFHKHVHTGDHLHFHSHE, from the coding sequence TTGTCTGGAAATAATAATATTTTTGCACTAAAAGAAATTAGTTATCGATACCCAAGCAGTGAAGAAGCGCTTTCAAGAATTAATTTGGAAATTAAAAAGGGAGAATTATCAATCTTTTTAGGGGCAAACGGGTGCGGTAAGTCAACCCTGTTAAAAATTTTAGATGCCCTTATATTCCCTCAAGAGGGAGAATTTTATGCATTTGGGAATCTTATAACCGAAGAGACCCTTTCAAACGAAGAATTTTTCTACTCGTTCAGAAAGAGGATAGGGTTTCTTTTTCAAGAATCAGACGTTCAGCTCTTCAACCCAACGGTCTGGGATGAAATAGCCTATGGACCCTTGCAATTAGGATTAGGCAAAACTGCTGTCAGGGATAGAGTAGAAAAAACTTTAGATCTATTGGGCTTGAAACGACTTAAAGACAGACCACCCTTCAAGCTGAGCGGTGGAGAGAAGAAAAAAGAAGCAATTGCATCCATACTTTCAATCGAGCCAGAGGTTTTATTATTAGATGAGCCAACCAACGGCTTAGATCCCAGAACTCAAAGACATTTGATAAATCTTATAAAAGACTTTCACAAACAGAATAAAACCGTAGTTATATCCACCCACAACCTTGATCTAATATATGAATTGGCTGACAAAGTCTATGTCTTCTCTGAAGACCACAAAATCATTGCATCAGGATCGCCAGAAGAAATCTTAAACAACAAAGATTTGCTTATAAAGGTAAATCTTATCGATGAACACTTTCACAAACATGTCCATACAGGAGACCACCTGCACTTTCACTCACACGAATAA
- the cbiQ gene encoding cobalt ECF transporter T component CbiQ: MCPKCFKLSFTKSTKPGFLEKTINELNNVMKEEFVAGKIASRHGLLQNLDPRINFLATLLLIISANFIHQPLVLLFFNFWVIWLAKVSLVPLGSFLKKIWLVVPLFTGVMVIPTIFSPFLPGEPLLILFQLPHPVQVLFWQIPQVISITKQGVLAAVVLVLRVGICVSLSLLLTLTTKWSLLLKALSKICIPTIFITILEMAHRYIYLLLQTTVDMFTAKKSRSVGHTTTGEERKFVSNSMSILLGKSYFISNEVYSAMLSRGYNGNTLVLTEFKLKAFDWLWLFFIIIVCLFFIGGDHLFVWK; encoded by the coding sequence ATGTGTCCAAAGTGTTTTAAATTAAGTTTTACAAAATCTACTAAACCTGGATTTTTGGAAAAAACGATCAATGAATTAAATAATGTTATGAAAGAAGAATTTGTTGCCGGGAAGATAGCTTCCCGGCACGGCCTTTTACAAAACCTTGATCCAAGGATCAATTTTTTAGCGACACTGCTGCTTATAATTTCTGCGAACTTTATCCATCAACCATTGGTATTATTATTTTTCAATTTCTGGGTTATCTGGTTAGCAAAGGTGTCGCTCGTTCCTCTTGGCTCATTTTTAAAAAAAATATGGTTAGTTGTTCCTCTTTTTACTGGAGTTATGGTGATACCTACTATTTTCAGTCCATTTTTACCAGGTGAGCCTCTATTAATTTTATTTCAATTGCCACATCCTGTTCAAGTTCTGTTCTGGCAAATTCCACAAGTTATATCCATAACCAAGCAAGGAGTTTTGGCTGCTGTTGTATTGGTGCTCAGAGTTGGAATATGTGTTTCATTGAGCTTATTGCTAACTCTTACTACAAAATGGTCGCTATTGTTAAAAGCCTTAAGTAAAATATGTATACCGACTATATTCATCACAATTTTAGAAATGGCTCACAGATATATTTATCTTCTTTTGCAAACAACAGTTGATATGTTTACTGCAAAGAAAAGCCGAAGTGTAGGACATACAACTACAGGTGAGGAAAGAAAATTCGTATCAAACTCGATGTCTATACTTCTTGGAAAATCCTATTTCATTAGCAATGAAGTTTACTCTGCAATGCTTTCAAGAGGTTATAATGGAAATACATTGGTTCTTACAGAGTTTAAATTGAAAGCATTCGATTGGCTCTGGCTATTTTTCATAATAATAGTTTGTTTATTCTTTATCGGAGGAGATCATTTATTTGTCTGGAAATAA
- the cbiM gene encoding cobalt transporter CbiM, with protein MHIPDGYLSPQTCAVMGAVMLPVWWTSVKKVQSTINKKYVPLMALGAAFSFVIMMYNVPIPDGTTAHAVGGSLLAIIFGPWAATLCITIALAIQALLFGDGGILSFGANCFNMAFVLPFSSYFIYKILTTNSDISSARRYISGFIAGYIGIVLAAICAGIELGLQPLLFHTAAGVPLYCPYPLSLAVPAMAFAHLTVAGPVEGVVTALAIKYLQASNPEMLSIEKIKAPSKAFGYAKIWIGMAIVAVLTPLGLLASGSAWGEWGADEIKDKIGFVPEGLAQMSDKWHALMQDYGIPGFDQSFLQSAVGYIAAAIVGIILISLITYLFGKTLKNKDKEIHETK; from the coding sequence ATGCACATTCCAGATGGTTATCTTAGTCCGCAAACGTGCGCGGTAATGGGAGCTGTTATGCTTCCTGTTTGGTGGACATCGGTAAAAAAGGTCCAGAGCACCATTAATAAAAAATATGTGCCGTTAATGGCACTTGGTGCAGCTTTTTCTTTTGTAATAATGATGTACAACGTTCCAATTCCAGATGGCACTACTGCACATGCAGTTGGAGGTTCACTTCTTGCAATAATATTTGGTCCGTGGGCTGCAACGCTGTGTATAACAATCGCTTTAGCAATCCAAGCGCTTCTCTTTGGCGACGGAGGCATACTTTCTTTCGGTGCTAACTGTTTTAATATGGCTTTTGTTTTGCCATTTAGCTCTTATTTCATTTACAAAATATTAACAACAAATTCTGATATATCCAGTGCAAGGCGGTACATATCAGGGTTTATTGCAGGCTACATCGGCATAGTTCTTGCAGCAATCTGCGCAGGAATAGAGTTAGGACTACAACCTTTGCTATTTCATACAGCTGCGGGAGTTCCCTTGTACTGTCCTTATCCATTAAGTCTTGCAGTACCAGCAATGGCATTCGCGCACTTGACAGTAGCTGGCCCCGTTGAGGGGGTAGTAACTGCACTTGCAATAAAATATTTACAGGCAAGCAACCCAGAAATGCTCAGTATAGAAAAAATTAAGGCCCCATCAAAAGCTTTTGGCTATGCAAAAATTTGGATAGGTATGGCAATAGTTGCAGTCCTTACTCCACTCGGACTTCTTGCGTCAGGTAGCGCATGGGGAGAATGGGGAGCAGATGAAATAAAGGACAAGATTGGGTTTGTTCCAGAGGGTCTCGCTCAGATGTCCGACAAGTGGCACGCACTTATGCAAGATTATGGCATTCCGGGTTTTGACCAGAGCTTCTTACAATCTGCAGTAGGATACATAGCAGCAGCAATAGTTGGTATAATTCTTATAAGCCTTATCACATACTTGTTTGGGAAAACTTTGAAAAATAAAGATAAGGAGATTCATGAAACTAAATAA
- a CDS encoding ABC transporter permease, whose protein sequence is MFDEILSSFYVHILLTYISLILSIVIGIPLAVISLKNRHIANFIIGFCNLVQAIPSFAVVAIVVPLFGIGFKPAILAIFLRILMPIVKNTYDGLINIDILVLESSKGMGLSEWQILRYIRFPNAYPSIFAGIKFASILSNSVAILTAIIGSGGLGSIIFEGLASFNINKILAGSIPAILIALFMDISFSMIEKKFFTYQDIINKNHP, encoded by the coding sequence ATGTTTGACGAAATATTAAGCTCATTTTACGTTCACATACTGCTTACATACATATCTTTAATCTTAAGCATAGTTATAGGCATACCCCTTGCGGTAATATCTTTAAAAAATCGCCACATTGCAAATTTCATAATAGGATTTTGCAATTTAGTCCAGGCAATACCTAGCTTTGCAGTGGTAGCTATAGTTGTGCCTTTATTTGGTATAGGATTTAAGCCAGCAATATTGGCAATATTTCTTAGAATATTGATGCCTATTGTAAAAAACACTTATGATGGACTAATTAACATAGATATTTTAGTATTAGAGTCGTCAAAAGGAATGGGTTTGAGCGAGTGGCAGATATTAAGATATATAAGATTTCCAAATGCCTATCCATCAATATTTGCTGGAATAAAGTTTGCATCTATATTGTCAAATTCTGTCGCTATCTTGACCGCTATAATTGGAAGCGGTGGTCTTGGATCAATAATATTTGAAGGTCTGGCAAGTTTTAACATAAATAAAATTCTGGCTGGCTCAATACCAGCAATTCTTATTGCATTATTTATGGACATAAGCTTTTCAATGATAGAGAAAAAATTCTTTACTTACCAGGATATCATAAACAAAAATCATCCCTAG
- a CDS encoding ABC transporter permease — MIKLSEIINFINFQDLVQRTAEQIYMFSIAILLSIVFGLIIGIVLHRAQKLSNIVFNILNIIETLPTIALLVLLLPFLGLGMKPTIFVSVLYAILPIARNCYVGLNNVEQNYIEVARSIGLNEFEILTKIEIPLALPTIVSGIRISIVFTMGVVTLGGLIAAGGLGASIQTGVQLYDKTLIYVSAVWVGILALFFDALAYLVERFLQKRFNNV; from the coding sequence ATGATAAAGCTTTCTGAAATTATAAACTTCATAAATTTTCAAGATCTTGTCCAAAGAACAGCTGAACAAATATATATGTTTTCAATTGCAATATTGTTGTCGATTGTGTTTGGCTTAATCATAGGCATCGTCTTACATAGAGCACAAAAATTGTCAAATATAGTATTTAATATTTTAAATATCATAGAAACTCTGCCCACAATAGCACTTTTAGTTTTATTGCTTCCATTTTTAGGACTTGGGATGAAGCCCACGATCTTCGTATCAGTTCTTTATGCGATACTGCCAATTGCAAGAAACTGTTATGTAGGCCTAAATAACGTTGAACAAAATTACATTGAAGTAGCGCGTTCCATTGGCTTAAACGAATTCGAGATTCTAACAAAAATAGAGATTCCGCTTGCCCTACCTACGATAGTTTCAGGCATCAGAATTTCTATCGTATTTACAATGGGTGTAGTAACGCTTGGCGGTCTTATTGCAGCAGGAGGTCTAGGCGCTAGCATTCAAACTGGCGTACAGCTTTATGATAAAACCTTAATATATGTATCTGCAGTATGGGTAGGGATATTAGCCCTTTTTTTTGACGCATTGGCCTATCTGGTTGAAAGATTTTTACAAAAGAGATTCAATAATGTTTGA
- a CDS encoding ABC transporter ATP-binding protein produces MIFKNVDSIEIVHLVKNYRNFMAIDDVSLKINGKELFVIIGPSGCGKTTLLKTINRLVEPDSGGVFINNNDIRNLDVVKLRKNIGYVIQQVGLFPHMNIKDNISLILKLEGWPREKIDKRVKEILKIVFLDEIYLRKFPNQLSGGQQQRVGLARALALNQPLLLMDEPFGSVDPILRRQLQDEFLQIKKVLGKTIVFVTHDIEEAFRLGDRIAVMKDGKIKQIGEANDLILNPADSFVLNLVESDKKYKHISNLKVRDVMIPVKNYTIDSQAKISDSIKFMLKNNIEFGIIVKEDKFLGTTDLKALLNSNFIKNDQKIENLYNKETLKFGPEKPLYDALAEMKKSNISIAVVLERDMPIGIILSSEILNRLI; encoded by the coding sequence ATGATTTTTAAAAATGTAGATAGTATAGAAATCGTCCATTTAGTAAAAAATTATCGCAATTTTATGGCCATAGACGATGTAAGTTTGAAAATAAATGGCAAAGAGCTCTTTGTGATAATCGGACCTAGTGGATGCGGAAAAACAACTCTTTTAAAAACAATAAACAGGTTGGTTGAGCCCGACAGCGGCGGCGTATTTATCAATAACAACGACATAAGAAATCTCGATGTAGTGAAATTAAGAAAAAATATTGGATACGTAATCCAACAAGTTGGGCTCTTCCCTCATATGAACATAAAGGACAACATATCTTTAATTTTAAAACTTGAGGGCTGGCCCAGAGAAAAAATAGACAAAAGAGTTAAAGAAATTTTAAAAATAGTTTTCTTAGATGAAATTTATCTAAGAAAATTCCCAAATCAATTAAGTGGTGGACAGCAGCAAAGAGTAGGTCTTGCAAGAGCGTTAGCACTAAACCAACCGCTTCTTCTAATGGACGAGCCTTTTGGTTCTGTCGATCCAATACTAAGAAGACAATTGCAAGATGAATTTTTACAGATCAAGAAGGTGCTTGGAAAAACTATTGTATTTGTAACCCATGATATAGAAGAAGCATTCAGACTTGGTGACAGGATTGCTGTAATGAAAGACGGAAAAATAAAACAAATTGGTGAGGCAAACGATCTAATTTTAAACCCTGCTGACTCTTTCGTTTTAAACCTTGTAGAGTCGGATAAAAAGTATAAACACATCTCAAATTTAAAAGTTAGAGATGTTATGATACCAGTGAAAAATTATACGATTGATTCACAAGCAAAAATTTCTGATTCTATTAAATTTATGTTGAAAAATAATATAGAATTTGGAATCATTGTTAAAGAAGATAAATTTTTAGGCACAACAGACCTAAAAGCCCTTTTAAATAGCAATTTTATAAAAAACGATCAAAAAATTGAAAACCTTTACAACAAAGAAACGCTAAAATTTGGCCCAGAAAAGCCACTTTATGACGCACTGGCTGAAATGAAAAAATCAAATATATCAATTGCTGTCGTATTGGAAAGAGATATGCCAATAGGCATAATCCTATCAAGTGAGATTTTAAATAGGCTTATATGA